A DNA window from Halococcus salsus contains the following coding sequences:
- a CDS encoding ribonuclease P protein component 4, with translation MTLAEERIDRLADLAREATSEGHDDRAREYVRRARRIGERNRLSLPRELKRFTCDACDRYLLPGRNCRVRTRSGHVVVTCECGSQARYPYE, from the coding sequence ATGACGCTCGCCGAGGAACGCATCGACCGGCTCGCCGACCTCGCCCGCGAGGCGACCAGCGAGGGCCACGACGACCGGGCGCGCGAGTACGTCCGGCGGGCGCGCCGGATCGGCGAGCGAAACCGATTGTCGCTTCCACGAGAACTCAAGCGGTTCACCTGCGACGCCTGCGACCGATATCTCCTGCCCGGTCGGAACTGCCGGGTCCGAACCCGAAGCGGTCACGTCGTGGTCACGTGTGAGTGTGGCTCGCAGGCGCGCTACCCGTATGAATAG
- a CDS encoding mechanosensitive ion channel family protein, whose amino-acid sequence MAGVQFGVLQAGAATGNNSTVPEVNIEGIGVVGRTLREFGVAGTYAKPLGAAISFVVALVAVYLVGRAVAVPLFSRALGRQGLDAHEQRPLKRLFRILIGFVALAVAFKAGRLTGFFTSIAAIAAAATLAIGLALQDTLSNFVAGVFIYTDRPFRIGDWIEWGGPSDGYSGVVEDISFRVTRVRTFDNELLTVPNAVLTGDVIKNPVAKDELRISFTFGIGYEDDIEQATDIILDEAERHPDILSDPAPTVRMSENPLADSYVGLVSRFWIADPNRADFLKTRGEYVTNVKDRFDAAGIDIPYPQVDLSGTVDIENRR is encoded by the coding sequence ATGGCCGGTGTCCAGTTCGGCGTGCTCCAGGCGGGAGCAGCGACCGGCAACAACAGCACGGTGCCCGAGGTCAACATCGAGGGGATCGGCGTGGTCGGGCGGACCCTCCGGGAGTTCGGCGTGGCCGGGACGTACGCGAAACCGCTCGGGGCGGCGATCTCGTTCGTGGTCGCGCTGGTCGCGGTCTACCTGGTCGGACGGGCCGTCGCGGTCCCGCTGTTCAGCCGTGCGCTCGGTCGCCAGGGGCTCGACGCCCACGAGCAACGCCCGCTCAAGCGCCTCTTTCGTATCCTCATCGGGTTCGTCGCGCTCGCGGTCGCGTTCAAGGCCGGACGACTCACCGGCTTCTTCACCTCGATCGCCGCCATCGCGGCCGCCGCGACCCTCGCGATCGGGCTGGCGCTCCAGGACACCCTCTCGAACTTCGTCGCCGGGGTGTTCATCTACACCGACCGCCCCTTCCGGATCGGTGACTGGATCGAGTGGGGCGGCCCGAGCGACGGCTACTCCGGCGTGGTCGAGGACATCTCCTTCCGGGTGACACGAGTGCGAACCTTCGACAACGAACTCCTCACGGTGCCGAACGCGGTGCTCACGGGCGACGTGATCAAGAACCCGGTCGCGAAGGACGAACTCCGGATCAGCTTCACCTTCGGGATCGGCTACGAGGACGACATCGAACAGGCCACGGACATCATCCTCGACGAGGCCGAACGCCACCCCGACATCCTCAGCGACCCGGCACCCACGGTGCGGATGAGCGAGAACCCGCTCGCCGACTCCTACGTCGGTCTGGTCTCGCGATTCTGGATCGCCGACCCGAACCGGGCGGACTTCCTCAAGACCCGCGGGGAGTACGTCACCAACGTCAAGGACCGCTTCGACGCCGCGGGGATCGACATCCCCTACCCGCAGGTCGACCTCTCGGGCACCGTCGACATCGAGAACAGGCGGTAG
- a CDS encoding TIGR01548 family HAD-type hydrolase, which produces MKADAVVLDIDGVVVDVADSYRRAIRESLDVVLGESIDDSAVQAFKNAGGFNNDWELTDAAALYLLASREGLDDDVGTFTSRIAATGGGLDAAEVVVADALGPAERERVLATWDPGRLRDVFQTLYLGPERYAEIEGGEPDPDLAEGVDTGFIDDESVLLDGDTLDWLTANFEVGVVTGRPAAEAEIALSRAGLDLPENHRFTMDSSLPGKPDPAALVELAERFGAERVVFVGDTLDDVRTANNAAEADPEREYRGVGVLTGGLSGEAGREAFEQVGANAVLDSVDDVVDLLDPV; this is translated from the coding sequence ATGAAGGCCGACGCGGTGGTGCTCGATATCGACGGCGTCGTGGTCGACGTCGCCGACTCCTACCGGCGAGCGATACGCGAGTCGCTCGACGTCGTGCTCGGCGAATCGATCGACGACAGTGCTGTGCAGGCGTTCAAGAACGCCGGCGGGTTCAACAACGACTGGGAGCTCACGGACGCCGCGGCGCTCTACCTCCTCGCGAGCCGTGAGGGGCTCGACGACGACGTTGGCACGTTCACCAGTCGGATCGCGGCCACCGGCGGCGGGCTCGACGCCGCCGAAGTGGTGGTCGCCGACGCGCTCGGTCCCGCCGAACGCGAACGCGTCCTCGCGACGTGGGATCCCGGCCGCCTCCGCGACGTCTTCCAGACCCTCTATCTCGGGCCCGAGCGCTACGCCGAGATCGAGGGGGGCGAGCCCGATCCCGACCTCGCGGAGGGGGTCGACACCGGGTTCATCGACGACGAGTCGGTCCTGCTCGACGGGGATACGTTGGACTGGCTCACCGCGAACTTCGAAGTCGGGGTCGTCACCGGCCGACCAGCCGCCGAGGCGGAGATCGCGCTCTCGCGAGCGGGACTCGACCTCCCCGAGAACCACCGCTTCACGATGGACAGTTCGCTCCCCGGGAAGCCCGACCCCGCGGCGCTCGTCGAACTCGCCGAGCGCTTCGGGGCGGAACGCGTCGTCTTCGTCGGCGACACGCTCGACGACGTTCGCACGGCCAACAACGCCGCCGAGGCCGATCCGGAACGCGAGTATCGTGGGGTCGGCGTGCTCACCGGCGGGCTCTCGGGCGAGGCCGGGCGCGAGGCGTTCGAGCAGGTCGGAGCCAACGCGGTGCTCGACTCGGTCGACGACGTGGTCGACCTGCTCGACCCCGTATAG
- a CDS encoding cupin domain-containing protein, with amino-acid sequence MKHVDTRETGEFFDVVGETERSQAATMTLDPGQSTGGPENRHPDSDQWCYVVSGAGSAVVDGESTALESGSLVCIEAGETHEITGEGDEPLRTINVYAPPTY; translated from the coding sequence GTGAAACACGTCGACACCCGCGAGACGGGCGAGTTCTTCGACGTGGTGGGCGAGACCGAGCGCTCCCAGGCCGCGACGATGACCCTCGACCCCGGCCAGTCGACCGGCGGCCCCGAGAACCGCCACCCGGACAGCGACCAGTGGTGCTACGTCGTCTCGGGCGCGGGCTCGGCGGTGGTCGACGGCGAATCCACCGCCCTCGAATCGGGCTCCCTCGTCTGCATCGAGGCGGGCGAGACCCACGAGATAACCGGCGAGGGCGACGAGCCCCTCCGGACGATCAACGTCTACGCGCCGCCGACGTACTAA
- a CDS encoding glycosyltransferase, with the protein MPPHVAAFTDTYLPTVNGVTYTIRAWRDRWRARGGRMDVVYPAADDYDPDPDEHPVRSLPFPFYEDFRVGAPSVPEGVETADVVHAHTPFGVGLGGLRLVRRIDAPLVASYHTPAAEYAGYLAEGWLMDAVARAGNAYERWFLGHADHVVVPSEVARAELESRGIGPLSVVSNGVDIERFAPTTTDFRARHDLPEDRPLIGYTGRHGFEKNLSDLLAAAAGTDATVVLGGDGPARKTLETEAAELDADIRFLGFLEREELPEFYNALDVFGFPSPVETQGLVALEAMACGTPVVGVDAGALTETIDEGETGYHYRPGDIAGFRDALGRALADRDRLVETCRSRREGMGVDHAVDALTDVYDAVGVV; encoded by the coding sequence ATGCCGCCCCACGTCGCCGCCTTCACCGACACGTATCTCCCGACGGTGAACGGCGTCACCTACACCATCCGGGCGTGGCGCGACCGCTGGCGGGCACGGGGCGGCCGGATGGACGTGGTCTATCCCGCGGCCGACGACTACGACCCGGACCCCGACGAACACCCCGTTCGAAGCCTGCCGTTCCCGTTCTACGAGGACTTCCGTGTGGGCGCGCCGTCGGTTCCCGAGGGGGTCGAGACGGCCGACGTCGTCCACGCCCACACCCCGTTCGGGGTCGGGCTCGGTGGGCTCCGGCTGGTTCGACGGATCGACGCGCCGTTGGTGGCCTCCTATCACACTCCGGCGGCGGAGTACGCGGGCTACCTCGCGGAGGGCTGGCTGATGGACGCCGTCGCACGCGCCGGCAACGCCTACGAACGGTGGTTCCTCGGCCACGCTGACCACGTCGTCGTCCCGAGCGAGGTCGCGCGGGCGGAACTCGAGTCGCGCGGCATCGGGCCGCTCTCGGTGGTCTCGAACGGGGTCGACATCGAGCGGTTCGCGCCGACGACGACGGACTTCCGCGCCCGCCACGACCTCCCCGAGGACCGCCCGCTGATCGGCTACACCGGCCGCCACGGTTTCGAGAAGAACCTCTCCGACCTCCTCGCGGCCGCGGCGGGGACCGACGCGACGGTCGTGCTCGGTGGCGACGGCCCGGCGCGAAAGACCCTCGAAACCGAGGCGGCGGAGCTCGACGCCGACATCCGATTCCTCGGGTTCCTCGAACGCGAGGAGCTCCCCGAATTCTACAACGCGCTCGACGTCTTCGGGTTCCCGAGCCCGGTCGAGACACAGGGACTCGTCGCGCTCGAAGCCATGGCGTGTGGCACCCCCGTCGTGGGGGTCGACGCCGGCGCGCTCACCGAGACCATCGACGAAGGGGAGACGGGCTATCACTACCGACCGGGCGACATCGCGGGCTTTCGCGACGCGCTCGGACGGGCGCTCGCCGACCGCGACCGGCTCGTCGAGACCTGCCGTTCGCGCCGCGAGGGGATGGGAGTCGACCACGCGGTCGACGCGCTCACGGACGTCTACGACGCCGTGGGCGTCGTGTAG
- a CDS encoding UPF0146 family protein has product MNPTIAALADRLAGFDALVEVGVGRRTDLARALTNAGARVTATDIHPRTVPATVSFERDDLTDPDHDIYVGADAVYALNLPRELHRPARAVAREAGAAFLFTTLGNEFPAIDATPETLPGETLYTVTTGGRTPAGERRRA; this is encoded by the coding sequence GTGAACCCCACCATCGCGGCGCTCGCCGACCGACTCGCGGGATTCGACGCCCTCGTCGAGGTCGGCGTCGGTCGCCGAACCGACCTGGCTCGCGCGCTCACCAACGCCGGCGCGCGGGTCACCGCGACCGACATCCACCCGCGAACGGTGCCCGCGACCGTCTCGTTCGAACGGGACGACCTCACCGACCCCGACCACGATATCTACGTCGGTGCCGATGCAGTATATGCCCTGAACCTCCCGCGCGAACTCCACCGACCGGCGCGCGCCGTCGCCCGCGAGGCCGGCGCGGCGTTCCTCTTTACGACCCTCGGGAACGAGTTCCCGGCCATCGACGCGACCCCCGAGACCCTGCCGGGCGAGACGCTCTACACGGTGACGACGGGTGGCCGAACGCCGGCCGGCGAACGGAGGCGGGCATGA
- a CDS encoding NADP-dependent oxidoreductase, giving the protein MAPTNRQFVLGKRPEGTPDRDTFELEEVEVPEPEYGEVLIRTLYLSVDPYMRGRMDEAESYAESWQVGEPMEGAVVGEVVESEHDSWDEGAFVTGDLTWSEYVTAHGDRLSPVEPGENLGLEAHLGVLGMPGRTAYFGTRDVLDPYPGDTVVVSGAAGAVGSTVGQIAKLAGTRVIGFAGSEEKVRYLEDDLGFDVGINYEETDDYRAALDEAAPDGVDRYFDNVGGPISDAVFTRLNVDAKVAVCGQIDTYNATEAPTGPRKLPMVIAPRATVQGFLVFDYQSRFPQATEHLREWVEAGDLDHRETVVEGFENAPDAFLGLFSGDNVGKQVVKVAEPDS; this is encoded by the coding sequence ATGGCACCCACCAACCGCCAGTTCGTGCTGGGCAAGCGACCCGAGGGCACCCCCGACCGCGACACCTTCGAACTCGAAGAAGTCGAGGTACCGGAGCCCGAGTACGGCGAGGTGTTGATCCGGACGCTCTACCTCTCGGTCGACCCCTACATGCGCGGCCGGATGGACGAGGCGGAGTCCTACGCCGAGTCGTGGCAGGTCGGCGAGCCGATGGAGGGCGCGGTCGTCGGCGAGGTCGTCGAGTCCGAACACGATTCGTGGGACGAGGGCGCGTTCGTCACCGGCGACCTCACCTGGAGCGAGTACGTCACCGCCCACGGCGACCGGCTCTCGCCCGTGGAGCCCGGCGAGAACCTCGGGCTCGAAGCCCACCTCGGCGTGCTCGGGATGCCCGGCAGAACGGCGTATTTCGGGACGCGCGACGTGCTCGACCCCTATCCGGGTGACACGGTGGTCGTCTCGGGCGCGGCGGGTGCGGTGGGGTCGACGGTGGGCCAGATCGCGAAACTCGCCGGAACGCGCGTTATCGGCTTCGCCGGCTCCGAGGAGAAGGTCCGATATCTCGAAGACGACCTCGGATTCGACGTCGGGATCAACTACGAGGAGACCGACGACTACCGGGCGGCGCTCGACGAGGCCGCACCGGACGGCGTGGACAGATACTTCGACAACGTCGGCGGCCCGATCTCCGACGCGGTGTTCACGAGGCTCAACGTCGACGCGAAGGTCGCGGTCTGCGGGCAGATAGACACCTACAACGCGACCGAAGCCCCGACCGGGCCCCGAAAGCTCCCGATGGTCATCGCGCCGCGCGCCACAGTACAGGGCTTCCTGGTGTTCGACTACCAGAGCCGCTTCCCCCAGGCCACCGAGCACCTCCGCGAGTGGGTGGAAGCCGGCGACCTCGACCACCGCGAGACCGTCGTCGAGGGGTTCGAGAACGCGCCCGACGCCTTCCTCGGGCTCTTCTCGGGCGACAACGTCGGCAAGCAGGTCGTGAAGGTCGCGGAGCCGGACTCGTGA
- a CDS encoding ArsR family transcriptional regulator, protein MSEADAEGLVDLPPSAKLVFKVLEYNGTLTQKGIVEESMLSARTVRYALERLENVGAIDEDVYFADARQNLYEIAPDTLPEADTAVCDD, encoded by the coding sequence ATGAGTGAAGCCGATGCGGAGGGGCTCGTGGACCTCCCGCCGAGCGCGAAGCTGGTGTTCAAGGTCCTCGAGTACAACGGCACCCTGACCCAGAAGGGGATCGTCGAGGAGTCGATGCTGTCGGCGCGCACAGTTCGGTACGCGCTCGAACGCCTCGAAAACGTCGGGGCGATCGACGAGGACGTCTACTTCGCCGACGCCCGCCAGAACCTCTACGAGATCGCACCCGACACCCTGCCGGAGGCCGACACCGCCGTCTGCGACGACTGA
- a CDS encoding ribosome biogenesis/translation initiation ATPase RLI — protein MADDSIAVVDLDRCQPDRCNYECANFCPPNRTGSECIVTREERYGEDESEGGYDGGPKQISISEDICLGETCGICVEKCPFDAIEIINLPQELDDSPVHRYGENSFALYGLPAPSEGRVTGILGPNGIGKTTAVRILAGEIAPNLGEWGDPAGWDAVMDEYRGTEIQSYLEALQDDAVTVARKPQYVDRIPDRFDGNTRELLENTDERGVLDELVERLSIGPVMDQPIDSISGGELQRVALAATLAREADFYFLDEITPYLDIGQRMTAARLIGELVGDDRSMLVVEHDLAILDLLADSLHVAYGEPGAYGVITDPKSVKNGINEYLSGYLDNENMRIRPNAIEFEEHAPRSTKGGDTLVEYPDLAKSYGDGEFSLSVEGGTIYENEVLGVVGPNGIGKSTFAELLTGELAPDEGELDTRLSVAYKPQYIQLDQPMRVDSYLASITTDFGTSYWNTEIAQPLQLGRVMEQNLTDLSGGERQRVAIAACLSEDADLYVLDEPSAHIDVEQRVQAISAIRRYTENHDATALVIDHDTYMIDLLADRLLVFDGEPAQSGHASPPVGMREGMNRFLSDLDVTFRRDERVGRPRINKPGSQLDREQKREGEYYYTA, from the coding sequence ATGGCGGACGATTCGATCGCGGTCGTCGACCTCGACAGATGTCAGCCCGACCGCTGTAACTACGAGTGCGCCAACTTCTGTCCCCCCAACCGAACGGGTTCTGAGTGTATCGTCACCCGCGAGGAACGCTACGGCGAGGACGAGTCCGAAGGTGGCTACGACGGCGGCCCGAAACAGATCTCGATCTCCGAGGACATCTGCCTCGGCGAGACCTGCGGGATCTGCGTCGAGAAGTGTCCGTTCGACGCCATCGAGATCATCAACCTCCCCCAGGAGCTCGACGATTCACCCGTCCACCGCTACGGCGAGAACTCCTTCGCGCTCTACGGGCTGCCCGCACCCAGCGAGGGCCGCGTCACCGGAATTCTGGGGCCGAACGGCATCGGGAAGACCACCGCCGTCCGGATCCTCGCCGGCGAGATCGCCCCGAACCTCGGCGAGTGGGGCGACCCCGCGGGCTGGGACGCGGTGATGGACGAGTACCGCGGCACGGAGATCCAGAGCTACCTCGAAGCCCTCCAAGACGACGCCGTGACGGTGGCCCGAAAACCGCAGTACGTCGACCGGATCCCCGACCGCTTCGACGGCAACACGAGAGAACTCCTCGAGAACACCGACGAGCGCGGCGTGCTCGACGAACTGGTCGAGCGGCTCTCGATCGGCCCGGTGATGGACCAGCCGATCGACTCGATCTCCGGGGGCGAACTCCAGCGCGTTGCGCTCGCGGCGACGCTCGCTCGCGAGGCCGACTTCTACTTCCTCGACGAGATCACGCCCTACCTCGACATCGGTCAGCGGATGACCGCGGCGCGGCTCATCGGCGAACTCGTCGGCGACGACCGCTCGATGCTGGTGGTCGAACACGATCTCGCGATCCTCGACCTCCTCGCCGACTCCCTCCACGTGGCCTACGGCGAACCCGGGGCCTACGGCGTGATCACCGACCCGAAGTCGGTGAAGAACGGCATCAACGAGTACCTCTCAGGGTATCTCGACAACGAAAACATGAGGATTCGCCCGAACGCCATCGAGTTCGAGGAGCACGCCCCGCGGAGCACGAAGGGAGGTGACACCCTCGTCGAGTATCCCGACCTCGCGAAGTCCTACGGCGACGGCGAGTTCTCCTTGTCCGTGGAAGGCGGCACCATCTACGAGAACGAGGTCCTTGGTGTGGTCGGCCCGAACGGTATCGGGAAATCCACCTTCGCGGAGCTCCTGACCGGTGAACTCGCCCCCGACGAGGGCGAACTCGACACCCGACTCTCGGTGGCCTACAAACCGCAGTACATCCAGCTCGACCAGCCGATGCGCGTCGACTCGTACCTCGCCTCGATCACCACCGACTTCGGCACCTCCTACTGGAACACCGAGATCGCCCAGCCCCTCCAGCTCGGTCGCGTGATGGAGCAGAACCTCACCGACCTCTCGGGCGGGGAACGCCAGCGCGTCGCGATCGCGGCGTGCCTCTCGGAGGACGCCGACCTCTACGTGCTCGACGAGCCCTCGGCCCACATCGACGTCGAGCAGCGTGTGCAGGCCATCTCCGCGATTCGACGGTATACCGAGAACCACGACGCCACGGCGCTCGTCATCGACCACGACACCTACATGATCGACCTGCTCGCCGACCGGCTGCTGGTGTTCGACGGCGAGCCCGCCCAGTCCGGGCACGCGAGCCCGCCCGTGGGAATGCGCGAGGGGATGAACCGGTTCCTCTCGGACCTCGACGTGACCTTCCGGCGTGACGAGCGCGTCGGTCGGCCCCGGATCAACAAACCCGGGAGCCAGCTCGACCGCGAGCAGAAACGCGAGGGCGAGTACTACTACACGGCCTGA
- a CDS encoding glycosyltransferase family 4 protein: protein MRALNYLELEGPLQRSGWGTAAAQQRKALATTEIEVLTSPLCGGDLEGAATSLLTGEGLVADYDLAHCNAPGPASLAVARHAKRNGIPLVLHAHMTAEDFGESFRFSSEIAPFLKRYLRWFYSQADLVLCPSDYTKRILDDYPVEAPIRTITNGVDRDSLAGHEDLREEYRERFELEGMVVFALGNVFERKGLTDFCRLAEATDYDFVWFGPYDTGPQASETVRRWTQHPPENVRFTGWVEDKRGAFGAGDVYLFPTKNENQGIAVLEAMACGKAVVLRDIPVFEEFFTHGEDCLKCSTHEEFRAALDRLAENPDLRERLGEGARATAAEHSLERVGRELSRVYREVTTA from the coding sequence GTGCGCGCGCTCAACTACCTCGAACTTGAAGGCCCGCTCCAGCGCAGCGGCTGGGGTACCGCCGCCGCCCAGCAACGCAAGGCGCTCGCGACGACGGAGATCGAGGTGCTCACGTCGCCACTGTGCGGCGGCGACCTCGAAGGGGCCGCGACGTCGCTTCTCACCGGCGAGGGCCTCGTCGCCGACTACGACCTCGCCCACTGCAACGCGCCGGGACCGGCGAGCCTCGCCGTGGCCCGTCACGCGAAACGCAACGGGATCCCGCTGGTGCTCCACGCTCACATGACCGCCGAGGACTTCGGGGAGTCGTTTCGGTTCTCCTCGGAGATAGCGCCCTTCCTGAAACGGTATCTCCGGTGGTTCTACTCACAGGCCGACCTCGTGCTCTGTCCCAGCGACTATACGAAACGAATTCTCGACGACTATCCGGTCGAGGCCCCCATCCGAACGATCACGAACGGGGTCGACCGCGACTCGCTCGCGGGCCACGAGGACCTCCGTGAGGAGTACCGCGAGCGCTTCGAGTTGGAGGGAATGGTGGTGTTCGCCCTCGGCAACGTCTTCGAGCGCAAGGGACTCACCGACTTCTGTCGGCTCGCCGAGGCCACCGACTACGACTTCGTCTGGTTCGGCCCCTACGACACGGGTCCACAGGCCTCGGAGACGGTGCGGCGCTGGACCCAGCACCCACCCGAGAACGTCCGATTCACGGGCTGGGTCGAGGACAAACGCGGCGCGTTCGGCGCAGGCGACGTCTACCTCTTTCCCACCAAGAACGAGAATCAGGGCATCGCGGTGCTCGAAGCGATGGCCTGCGGGAAGGCGGTCGTGCTGCGGGACATCCCGGTGTTCGAGGAGTTCTTCACCCACGGCGAGGACTGCCTGAAGTGCAGCACCCACGAGGAGTTCCGGGCGGCGCTCGACCGGTTGGCCGAGAACCCGGATCTCAGGGAACGACTCGGCGAGGGGGCGCGCGCGACCGCTGCCGAGCACAGTCTCGAACGGGTCGGGCGGGAGCTCTCGAGGGTCTACCGGGAAGTCACAACGGCTTAG
- a CDS encoding archaemetzincin family Zn-dependent metalloprotease has product MHVDIVPVGDVPVRIKRAASAGLRSVYDCDVTLHDAYALPDDAYDENRGQYRAESFIELAGRVGSAEKNIALTTQDLFYRRRNYVFGLAYLSGNGSVVSTYRLQTAADGGSLDRSERDVFTDRVRKEVVHEIGHTLGLEHCSDERCVMNFSPTVREVDVKRQHLCRDCKRLV; this is encoded by the coding sequence ATGCACGTCGACATCGTGCCGGTCGGTGACGTCCCCGTCCGCATCAAGCGGGCGGCCTCGGCCGGATTGCGGTCGGTGTATGACTGCGACGTCACGCTCCACGACGCCTACGCGCTCCCCGACGACGCTTACGACGAGAACCGCGGGCAGTACCGCGCCGAATCGTTCATCGAGCTCGCGGGTCGGGTCGGCAGTGCCGAGAAGAACATCGCGCTCACGACGCAGGACCTCTTCTATCGCCGCCGCAACTACGTCTTCGGTCTCGCCTACCTCTCGGGCAACGGCAGCGTGGTCTCGACCTACCGCCTCCAGACCGCCGCCGACGGCGGGAGCCTCGACCGCTCCGAGCGCGACGTCTTCACCGACCGCGTCCGCAAGGAGGTCGTCCACGAGATCGGCCACACCCTCGGCCTCGAACACTGTAGCGACGAGCGCTGTGTCATGAACTTCTCGCCCACCGTCCGCGAGGTCGACGTCAAACGCCAACACCTCTGTCGCGACTGCAAACGGCTGGTCTGA
- a CDS encoding YhbY family RNA-binding protein — MTSDEQTRRERAHGVDATLRVGKAGIESVADELDNQLKERDLVKVKFLRSARGGTTTEELAAELADRVGAEVIETRGNTATYH; from the coding sequence ATGACGAGCGACGAGCAGACGCGCAGGGAGCGCGCCCACGGCGTCGATGCCACCCTCCGGGTCGGGAAGGCCGGTATCGAGAGCGTCGCCGACGAACTCGACAACCAGCTCAAAGAGCGCGACCTCGTGAAGGTGAAGTTCCTGCGGTCGGCGCGCGGCGGGACGACCACCGAGGAGCTCGCGGCGGAACTCGCCGATCGAGTGGGTGCCGAGGTGATCGAGACGCGCGGCAACACCGCCACCTACCACTGA
- the npdG gene encoding NADPH-dependent F420 reductase produces MRIALCGGTGDIGTGLALRWTRDTPHEVVIGSRDPEKAREHAERYEDELRSRDIEGKVNGFDNAMAADRADVVVLCVPAYHLADTIESIADGLDDTVLVSPAVGMKNRDGAMTYNPPSAGSVTALAAGAAPDGVPVVGAFHNLAAGRLADLDADLDWDVLVVGDDSDAKSTVEDLTTEIEGIRALDAGPLAAAPEVEGLTPLLINLAGNNDLHDLGVRFQ; encoded by the coding sequence ATGCGAATCGCGCTCTGTGGCGGCACCGGCGACATCGGCACGGGCCTCGCGCTCCGGTGGACCCGCGACACCCCCCACGAGGTCGTCATCGGCTCCCGCGACCCGGAGAAGGCCCGCGAACACGCCGAGCGCTACGAGGACGAGCTCCGGAGTAGAGATATCGAGGGCAAGGTCAACGGGTTCGACAACGCGATGGCCGCCGACCGCGCCGACGTGGTCGTGCTCTGTGTCCCCGCCTACCACCTCGCGGACACCATCGAGTCGATAGCGGACGGGCTCGACGACACGGTCCTCGTGAGCCCCGCCGTCGGGATGAAGAACCGGGACGGAGCCATGACCTACAACCCGCCGAGCGCGGGCAGCGTGACCGCGCTCGCCGCGGGGGCGGCCCCCGACGGGGTTCCGGTAGTCGGAGCCTTCCACAACCTCGCCGCCGGTCGGCTCGCGGACCTCGACGCCGACCTCGACTGGGACGTGCTCGTGGTGGGTGACGACAGCGACGCCAAATCGACGGTCGAGGACCTCACGACCGAGATCGAGGGGATCCGGGCGCTCGACGCCGGCCCGCTCGCCGCCGCACCCGAAGTCGAGGGGTTGACGCCGCTCCTGATCAACCTCGCCGGCAACAACGACCTCCACGACCTCGGCGTTCGGTTTCAATAG
- a CDS encoding universal stress protein produces the protein MYTDLLFPTDGSDNATDAINDGFDLATGWNATVHLLHVAEPTSTVFYDSRPSAVDEVDLDRYEAAETAIGVFAEAARNRGLDVETAVRRGIAAEEILRYADDTGIDLIVMSTRGVTGLDRVFLGSVTERVIGAAAVPVLVV, from the coding sequence ATGTACACCGACCTCCTCTTTCCGACGGACGGGAGCGACAACGCGACCGACGCGATCAACGACGGGTTCGACCTCGCGACGGGGTGGAACGCGACGGTCCACCTGCTCCACGTCGCCGAACCGACCAGCACCGTGTTCTACGACAGCAGACCCTCGGCGGTCGACGAAGTGGACCTCGACCGCTACGAGGCCGCCGAGACCGCGATCGGGGTCTTCGCCGAGGCGGCCCGGAACCGCGGCCTCGACGTCGAGACGGCGGTCCGTCGTGGCATCGCCGCCGAGGAGATCCTTCGATACGCCGACGACACCGGGATCGACCTCATCGTGATGAGCACGCGCGGCGTGACCGGCCTCGACCGGGTGTTCCTCGGCAGCGTGACCGAACGGGTCATCGGAGCCGCCGCCGTCCCGGTTCTGGTGGTGTGA